The following are from one region of the Mycolicibacterium helvum genome:
- the orn gene encoding oligoribonuclease encodes MREELVWIDCEMTGLDLRTDKLIEIAALVTDAELNVLGDGIDVVIHTDNEALDGMVEVVAQMHHRSGLTEEVRASTIDVAAAEQLVLDYIRGHVKQAKTAPLAGNSIATDRGFIARDMPALDSYLHYRMIDVSSIKELCRRWYPRIYYGQPEKGLAHRALADIQESIRELKYYRHTAFVPQPGPSTSEIASAVAEIDGTGGADSAVEADNG; translated from the coding sequence GTGCGTGAAGAATTGGTGTGGATCGACTGCGAGATGACCGGGCTGGACCTACGGACCGACAAGCTCATCGAAATCGCGGCCCTGGTGACCGATGCCGAGCTCAACGTCCTCGGTGACGGCATCGACGTCGTCATTCACACGGACAACGAGGCGCTGGACGGCATGGTCGAAGTGGTCGCGCAGATGCACCACCGGTCTGGGCTCACCGAGGAGGTCCGTGCGTCGACGATCGACGTGGCGGCCGCCGAACAGCTCGTTTTGGACTACATCCGCGGTCACGTGAAGCAGGCCAAGACTGCGCCGTTGGCGGGCAATTCGATTGCCACCGATCGTGGGTTCATCGCCCGGGACATGCCGGCGCTGGACTCCTACCTGCACTACCGCATGATCGACGTCAGCTCGATCAAGGAACTCTGCCGGCGCTGGTACCCCCGGATCTACTACGGCCAGCCGGAAAAGGGGCTCGCGCACCGGGCCCTGGCTGATATCCAGGAGTCGATCCGTGAGCTGAAGTACTACCGGCACACCGCGTTCGTGCCCCAGCCGGGACCGTCTACCAGCGAAATTGCCAGCGCAGTCGCCGAGATCGACGGAACCGGTGGTGCGGATTCGGCCGTTGAGGCAGACAACGGCTAG
- the cmrA gene encoding mycolate reductase (Catalyzes the final step in mycolic acid biosynthesis.), with translation MPVPAPAPDSRAVVTGASQGIGEALATELAARGHHLIITARRADVLHALAAKLTERYGVIVEVRPVDLADPAARTALADELASREISILCANAGTATFGPVAKLDPAAEQAQVQLNVLGVHDLVLAVLPGMLARKAGGILISGSAAGNSPIPNNATYAASKAFANTFSESLRGELKGSGVHVTVLAPGPVRTELPDAAEQSLVERLIPDFLWINTEYTARISLDGLARNKMRIVPGLTSKAMSVASGYAPRGIVTPIVGAVYKKLGGD, from the coding sequence ATGCCAGTCCCCGCACCCGCCCCGGACAGCCGAGCCGTCGTCACCGGTGCCTCTCAGGGCATCGGTGAAGCGCTCGCCACCGAACTCGCCGCCCGCGGCCATCACCTGATCATCACCGCGCGTCGCGCCGACGTGCTGCACGCGCTGGCCGCGAAGCTCACCGAGCGCTACGGGGTGATCGTCGAGGTGCGTCCGGTGGACCTCGCTGACCCTGCCGCGCGGACCGCGTTGGCTGACGAGCTGGCCAGTCGCGAGATCTCGATCCTGTGCGCCAACGCGGGCACCGCCACGTTCGGGCCGGTGGCCAAGCTGGATCCGGCCGCCGAGCAGGCGCAGGTTCAGCTCAACGTGCTCGGCGTGCACGATCTGGTGCTGGCCGTGTTGCCGGGGATGCTGGCCCGCAAAGCCGGCGGGATCCTGATTTCGGGATCGGCCGCCGGGAACTCGCCGATCCCGAACAACGCCACCTACGCAGCGAGCAAGGCGTTCGCGAACACGTTCAGCGAGTCGCTGCGCGGCGAGCTGAAGGGCTCGGGCGTGCACGTGACCGTGCTGGCCCCCGGCCCGGTACGCACCGAGCTCCCCGACGCGGCGGAGCAGTCACTGGTGGAGCGCCTGATCCCCGACTTTTTGTGGATCAACACCGAGTACACAGCGCGGATCTCACTGGACGGCTTGGCGCGCAACAAGATGCGGATCGTACCGGGGCTGACGTCCAAGGCGATGTCGGTGGCGTCGGGGTACGCCCCGCGCGGGATCGTCACGCCGATCGTGGGCGCGGTCTACAAGAAGCTGGGCGGCGACTAA
- a CDS encoding cellulase family glycosylhydrolase has translation MKRRTLAAALTVALLCTATTGSYSIAPPATSRGHAVAIPVVLTGAVNEAPTTLGVADSTLYTLSQADVDATLDHLKDMGVNDIRIAVPWVYMQPQNNENYDWSKMDYVVHAASERGINIVGVISGTPTWAGFPLNGHSDPADYARFASAVAARYNDASTIGTIDDYEIWNEPNGALFYNPVSAASYTKMLQAAYPAIKASNPNAVVIAGVLGAVQTISGLSVAPQTFLKQMYASGAGGYFDALSYHPYHYTLPFSLGTGVANSPLEQVKALRALMDANGDADLKIWATEYGLPTNYPITQTQQAAFIHDFVVAWQNVEGAGPMFIYTTRDSNTGGFDDEENFGLFKTNWSPKAAVATVEELIRQLATGTLQPFDVTPYANKIDFLGAAVIVIRQVINLLLIVPKAIYQLANSAVTAITRAIGSALGIIPPAATAASTSAKSSDAKANEVPSTAKVTAAQPNRKAVANAAPRPTLSAPRTTTAVESAAATTTSSKTKTAKAGVSASTSAKPKARGTGGPALRPSAAD, from the coding sequence ATGAAGCGTCGGACGCTAGCAGCGGCTTTGACGGTGGCACTGCTGTGCACTGCCACCACGGGCAGTTACTCCATCGCGCCACCGGCCACGTCACGCGGCCATGCAGTCGCCATCCCTGTCGTGCTCACCGGCGCGGTCAACGAGGCGCCGACGACGCTCGGCGTCGCGGACTCGACGCTCTACACCCTGTCCCAAGCCGATGTCGACGCCACCCTCGACCATCTGAAAGACATGGGCGTCAACGACATTCGCATCGCAGTGCCGTGGGTGTACATGCAGCCCCAAAACAACGAAAACTACGACTGGTCCAAGATGGACTACGTCGTGCATGCGGCCAGCGAGCGCGGCATCAACATTGTCGGGGTCATCAGCGGCACACCGACCTGGGCCGGCTTCCCCCTCAACGGGCATTCCGATCCCGCCGACTATGCGCGGTTCGCCTCAGCGGTGGCCGCCCGCTACAACGACGCGAGCACGATCGGCACGATCGACGACTACGAAATCTGGAATGAGCCCAACGGGGCGTTGTTCTACAACCCGGTGAGCGCAGCGTCCTACACAAAGATGCTGCAGGCGGCCTATCCGGCCATCAAGGCAAGCAACCCGAACGCCGTAGTGATCGCGGGTGTGCTGGGGGCGGTCCAAACGATTTCCGGGCTATCGGTGGCACCACAGACCTTCCTCAAACAGATGTACGCCTCGGGCGCCGGAGGTTATTTCGACGCCCTGTCCTATCACCCCTACCACTACACGCTGCCGTTCTCGCTGGGCACCGGTGTCGCCAATTCCCCGTTGGAGCAGGTGAAGGCGCTGCGGGCGCTGATGGACGCCAACGGCGACGCCGACCTCAAAATCTGGGCCACCGAATACGGTCTGCCGACCAATTACCCGATCACACAAACGCAGCAGGCCGCCTTCATTCACGACTTCGTCGTGGCCTGGCAGAACGTCGAAGGCGCCGGACCGATGTTCATCTACACCACGCGGGACTCCAACACCGGCGGCTTCGACGACGAGGAGAACTTCGGACTGTTCAAGACGAACTGGAGCCCGAAGGCAGCGGTCGCGACCGTCGAAGAACTGATCCGCCAGCTAGCAACCGGGACCCTGCAGCCGTTCGATGTCACTCCGTACGCCAACAAGATCGACTTCCTGGGGGCGGCGGTGATCGTCATCCGCCAGGTCATCAACTTGCTTCTGATCGTGCCCAAAGCGATCTACCAGCTCGCGAATTCCGCGGTCACCGCGATCACCCGCGCGATCGGATCGGCTCTGGGGATCATCCCGCCGGCCGCTACCGCAGCCAGCACCTCGGCGAAGTCCTCTGACGCCAAGGCCAACGAAGTCCCATCGACGGCGAAAGTCACTGCCGCACAGCCGAACCGCAAGGCCGTCGCGAATGCGGCGCCGCGGCCGACGCTGTCGGCGCCGCGCACCACAACGGCCGTTGAGTCCGCTGCCGCCACGACCACATCCAGCAAGACCAAGACGGCCAAGGCGGGCGTCTCGGCATCGACGTCTGCAAAGCCCAAGGCTCGCGGGACCGGCGGGCCGGCGCTACGTCCGTCCGCCGCGGACTAG
- a CDS encoding FAD-binding oxidoreductase, translating into MADLAALFADIVGPTHLLTGDAISEDYGHDEALTIPPQRPAYLAKPATADEVAALLKAATAHHVPVTARGSGCGLSGAAQPVADGLLITFERMNAVLEIDTANHVAVVQPGVTLTELDAQTARAGLSYTVYPGELSSSVGGNVGTNAGGMRAVKYGVTRHNVLGLQAVLPTGEIIRTGGKMSKISTGYDLTQLIIGSEGTLALVTEVTVKLVPRLAHSATVLAPFGDFDQVMAAVPKLISSGLNPTIVEYIDNVVMAAIVNAENLELGIPEAIRETCAAYLVVALENNHADRLDEDATALGELLSDWGALDAYVLQGNSARRLIVARENVFWTAKAIGADDIIDVVVPRASMPEFLRRARDIALAEGVGMSGCGHAGDGNVHGVLFCKDPQIRKKILTAVFAMGMSLGGAISGEHGVGRAKADYFCELEDPAKLALMRRIKESFDPAGILNPGAVFV; encoded by the coding sequence ATGGCCGATCTCGCGGCACTCTTCGCCGACATCGTCGGCCCCACTCACCTGTTAACCGGTGACGCCATCTCCGAGGACTACGGCCACGACGAGGCGCTGACCATCCCGCCGCAACGCCCCGCCTACCTCGCCAAGCCGGCCACCGCCGACGAGGTCGCCGCGCTGCTCAAGGCCGCGACCGCACATCACGTGCCAGTGACCGCACGGGGGTCGGGTTGCGGCCTGTCCGGCGCGGCCCAGCCCGTCGCCGACGGCCTGCTGATCACGTTCGAGCGGATGAACGCCGTACTGGAGATCGACACTGCCAACCATGTCGCGGTGGTGCAGCCGGGCGTGACGCTGACCGAGCTGGACGCCCAGACCGCCAGGGCGGGACTGAGCTATACGGTGTATCCCGGTGAGCTGTCCTCGAGCGTCGGCGGCAACGTCGGGACCAACGCCGGTGGCATGCGGGCGGTGAAGTATGGCGTCACCCGGCACAACGTCCTCGGTCTGCAGGCTGTGCTGCCCACCGGCGAGATCATCCGCACCGGCGGCAAGATGTCGAAGATCTCGACGGGTTATGACCTCACCCAGTTGATCATCGGCTCCGAGGGCACGCTGGCGCTGGTGACCGAGGTGACCGTGAAGCTCGTCCCGCGACTGGCACACAGCGCTACTGTGCTGGCCCCGTTCGGCGACTTCGACCAGGTGATGGCTGCCGTCCCGAAACTCATATCGAGCGGGCTGAACCCGACCATCGTCGAATACATCGACAACGTGGTGATGGCGGCGATCGTCAACGCCGAGAACCTGGAGCTGGGAATCCCCGAGGCGATCCGGGAGACATGTGCGGCCTACCTCGTTGTCGCGCTGGAGAACAACCACGCCGATCGTCTCGACGAGGACGCCACGGCCCTCGGCGAGCTGCTCAGCGACTGGGGTGCATTGGATGCGTATGTTCTGCAGGGAAATTCGGCCCGGCGGCTGATCGTGGCGCGGGAGAACGTGTTCTGGACCGCCAAAGCGATCGGCGCCGACGACATCATCGACGTGGTGGTGCCGAGAGCGTCGATGCCGGAGTTCCTGCGCCGAGCCCGGGACATCGCACTCGCCGAGGGTGTCGGAATGAGCGGCTGCGGGCATGCCGGCGACGGAAACGTGCACGGCGTGCTGTTCTGCAAAGACCCGCAGATCCGCAAGAAAATCCTGACCGCGGTCTTCGCCATGGGGATGTCGCTGGGCGGGGCGATCTCCGGTGAGCATGGCGTCGGGCGGGCCAAGGCCGACTATTTCTGCGAGCTGGAAGACCCGGCGAAGCTGGCGTTGATGCGGCGGATCAAGGAGAGCTTCGACCCGGCCGGCATCCTCAACCCCGGCGCGGTGTTCGTCTAG
- a CDS encoding MFS transporter, giving the protein MTSPPPVAQTAGRSKVLSWALWDCGSTGMNAIVTTFVFSVYLTSTVGQGLGGDTSPASWLGRALATAGLTVAVLAPLTGVLVQAPHRRRAALTTLTGLAVLATAAMSLIRADPAYFAMGLLLLAFTAACGDLASVPYNAMLRQLTTRENSGRISGIGAAAGYFGSVALLILIYVAFIAGDGPNRGLLSVPVTDGQNVRAAMLMAAVWFVVLALPLLITAHKFAPAVDPDAQTVGLLGGYRRLWNDLRAEWRRDRNLVYYLIVSAIFRDGIAGVFAFGAVLGVSVYGISQANVLIFGVIASTMAALGAVLAGPVDDRIGGKPVIVASLALMIVVGVTLLSLSGPVVFWICGLLLALCVGPVTTSARTVLLRMVSEGKEAVAFGLYTTTGRAASFLAPWLFFVFVDAFHADRAGLGGLCLVLAVGLLGMLLVKVPNDGRSRR; this is encoded by the coding sequence ATGACCAGCCCCCCGCCGGTTGCCCAGACCGCCGGCCGGTCGAAAGTTCTGTCCTGGGCGTTGTGGGACTGCGGTTCCACCGGCATGAACGCCATCGTCACCACCTTCGTCTTCTCGGTGTACCTGACCAGCACCGTCGGCCAGGGCCTTGGTGGCGACACCTCACCGGCCAGCTGGCTGGGCCGAGCCCTGGCCACCGCCGGGCTGACTGTCGCGGTGCTGGCTCCGCTCACCGGGGTTCTGGTCCAGGCGCCGCACCGGCGCCGCGCCGCGCTGACCACCCTGACCGGCCTGGCGGTGCTGGCCACCGCGGCGATGAGCCTGATCCGGGCCGATCCGGCCTACTTTGCGATGGGGCTGCTACTGCTGGCCTTCACCGCGGCGTGCGGAGACCTGGCCAGCGTGCCCTACAACGCGATGCTGCGGCAGCTCACCACGCGTGAGAATTCCGGCCGCATCTCGGGGATCGGGGCGGCTGCCGGGTACTTCGGCAGCGTCGCGCTCCTGATCCTCATCTATGTCGCGTTCATCGCCGGCGACGGCCCCAATCGCGGCCTGCTTTCAGTCCCGGTCACCGATGGGCAGAACGTGCGTGCGGCGATGCTCATGGCCGCGGTGTGGTTCGTCGTGCTCGCCCTGCCGTTGCTGATCACCGCGCACAAGTTCGCCCCGGCAGTCGACCCGGATGCCCAGACTGTCGGCCTGCTCGGCGGCTATCGACGGCTGTGGAACGACCTGCGGGCCGAGTGGCGACGCGATCGCAACCTGGTCTACTACCTGATCGTCAGCGCGATCTTCCGGGACGGGATCGCCGGGGTATTCGCCTTCGGCGCGGTGCTCGGCGTCAGTGTCTACGGAATCTCGCAGGCCAACGTGCTGATCTTCGGCGTGATCGCCAGCACGATGGCGGCCCTCGGTGCGGTTCTCGCCGGTCCCGTCGACGATCGGATCGGCGGCAAGCCGGTGATCGTCGCCTCGCTGGCGTTGATGATCGTCGTCGGCGTGACCCTGCTGTCGCTGTCCGGGCCGGTCGTGTTCTGGATCTGCGGGCTACTGCTGGCGCTCTGCGTCGGACCCGTCACGACGTCGGCACGTACGGTGCTGCTGCGGATGGTCAGCGAGGGGAAGGAGGCCGTCGCCTTCGGTCTCTACACCACCACCGGACGGGCGGCGTCGTTCCTCGCGCCGTGGCTGTTCTTTGTCTTCGTGGACGCCTTCCACGCCGACCGCGCCGGCCTCGGTGGGCTGTGCCTGGTGCTGGCCGTCGGGCTGCTGGGCATGCTTTTGGTCAAGGTGCCCAACGACGGCCGCTCACGTCGTTAA
- a CDS encoding helicase HerA-like domain-containing protein gives MTSESTVTPAQQIAAGYATTGEALDLGSVVVDGVVDPAAQVRIPLAMMNRHGLVAGATGTGKTKTLQVIAEQLSAAGVPVMMADVKGDLSGLSRAGEPSDRTLQRAKDTGDDGWTGAPFPVEFLSLGTDGIGVPVRATISAFGPILLSKVLGLNPTQESTLGLIFHWADQQGLPLLDLKDLRSVITYLTSDEGKEVLKTIGGVSPQTAGVILRALVNLEADGGATFFGEPELDPADLLRVDAQGRGVITLLELGDQAARPVMFSTFLMWVLADLFTYLPEVGDIDKPKLVFFFDEAHLLFADASKAFLQQVEQTVKLIRSKGVGVFFCTQLPTDVPNNVLSQLGARVQHALRAFTPDDQKALSRTVRTYPKTEFYDLETDLTSLGIGEAIVTVLSERGAPTPVAWTRLRPPQSLMDTIGPDAIKAAAQSSPLFAKYGQTIDRESAYEKLATKLAPPPQEPVDLPPLLPTGIDLPPMPKPAKAEPGVLDQVMNSPAFKSAMRSAGTVIGREITRSIFGTGRRR, from the coding sequence ATGACCAGCGAATCGACGGTAACGCCTGCCCAGCAGATCGCCGCGGGCTATGCGACCACGGGCGAGGCGCTCGATCTCGGCTCGGTCGTCGTCGACGGTGTGGTCGACCCCGCGGCGCAGGTCCGGATCCCGCTGGCCATGATGAACCGGCACGGCTTGGTCGCCGGGGCCACCGGTACCGGCAAGACCAAGACGCTGCAGGTGATCGCCGAGCAGCTGTCCGCCGCGGGGGTCCCGGTGATGATGGCCGACGTCAAGGGCGACCTGTCCGGTCTGTCGCGGGCGGGGGAGCCCAGTGACCGCACCCTGCAACGAGCCAAGGACACCGGCGACGACGGTTGGACCGGTGCGCCGTTCCCGGTGGAGTTCCTGTCGCTGGGCACTGATGGTATCGGTGTCCCGGTTCGCGCCACGATCTCGGCATTCGGGCCGATTCTGCTGTCAAAAGTGTTGGGGCTCAATCCGACTCAGGAATCAACCCTCGGTCTGATCTTCCACTGGGCCGACCAGCAGGGCCTGCCGCTGCTGGATCTGAAAGATCTACGTTCGGTGATCACCTACCTGACCAGTGATGAGGGCAAGGAAGTCCTGAAGACGATCGGCGGGGTGTCCCCGCAGACCGCGGGGGTCATCTTGCGGGCGCTGGTCAACCTCGAGGCCGACGGTGGTGCCACCTTCTTCGGCGAGCCGGAGCTCGACCCGGCCGACCTGCTGCGCGTCGACGCGCAGGGGCGCGGTGTGATCACCCTGCTCGAACTGGGTGACCAGGCCGCCCGGCCGGTGATGTTCTCGACATTCCTGATGTGGGTGCTGGCCGACCTGTTCACCTACCTGCCCGAGGTCGGCGATATCGACAAGCCGAAGCTGGTCTTCTTCTTCGACGAGGCTCACCTGTTGTTCGCCGACGCGTCCAAGGCGTTCCTGCAGCAGGTCGAGCAGACGGTGAAGCTGATCCGGTCCAAGGGTGTCGGCGTCTTCTTCTGCACCCAGCTGCCGACCGACGTGCCCAATAACGTGCTGTCCCAGTTGGGTGCGCGGGTCCAACACGCATTGCGGGCGTTCACCCCCGACGATCAGAAGGCGCTGTCCAGGACGGTGCGTACCTATCCCAAGACCGAGTTCTACGACCTGGAAACGGACTTGACGTCGTTGGGCATCGGCGAAGCCATCGTCACGGTGCTCTCCGAACGCGGCGCACCGACTCCGGTGGCGTGGACCCGGCTGCGCCCGCCGCAGTCGTTGATGGACACCATCGGACCTGATGCCATCAAGGCCGCGGCCCAATCCAGTCCGCTGTTCGCCAAGTACGGCCAGACCATCGACCGCGAGTCCGCCTACGAGAAGTTAGCGACGAAGTTGGCGCCGCCGCCGCAGGAGCCGGTCGACCTGCCGCCGCTGCTGCCGACCGGCATCGACCTGCCGCCAATGCCGAAGCCCGCGAAGGCCGAGCCCGGTGTGCTCGATCAGGTGATGAACAGCCCGGCGTTCAAGAGCGCGATGCGCTCGGCTGGCACGGTCATCGGCCGCGAGATCACCCGCAGCATCTTCGGCACGGGCCGCCGGCGCTAG
- the bcp gene encoding thioredoxin-dependent thiol peroxidase — MTDTARLEVGDKAPAFSLPDAEGNTVKLSDFKGRKVIVYFYPAAMTPGCTKQACDFRDSLAELNGAGIDVVGISPDKPEKLAKFTDRDQLTFPLLSDPDKKVLTEWGAYGEKKLYGKTVLGVIRSTFVVDEKGKIEVAQYNVKAAHTSTFIQKKILAT, encoded by the coding sequence GTGACGGACACAGCACGCCTCGAAGTCGGCGACAAAGCACCGGCATTCAGCCTGCCGGATGCTGAGGGCAACACCGTGAAACTGTCCGACTTCAAGGGCCGCAAAGTGATCGTCTACTTCTACCCGGCCGCGATGACCCCGGGCTGCACCAAGCAGGCCTGCGATTTTCGGGACAGTCTGGCCGAGCTGAACGGCGCGGGCATCGACGTCGTCGGCATCTCGCCCGACAAGCCGGAGAAACTGGCCAAGTTCACCGACCGCGACCAGCTGACGTTCCCGCTGCTGTCCGACCCCGACAAGAAAGTGCTCACCGAGTGGGGCGCCTACGGCGAGAAAAAGCTCTACGGCAAGACCGTGCTGGGCGTCATCCGCTCGACGTTCGTGGTCGACGAGAAGGGCAAGATCGAGGTCGCCCAGTACAACGTGAAGGCTGCACATACGTCAACATTCATCCAGAAGAAAATCCTTGCAACCTAG
- a CDS encoding LPO_1073/Vpar_1526 family protein encodes MLAQRLLWGGGTITSAVMTYLAFAQVENQLARWSFGLVFGLLLIASLVMFPWGQNADGSGRSIATTIRGQRNASLVSGDGSTNTGNVTNSGDGAVTTINLHGLQVTVTELRQLTLDASRSVVLPEARTVAKEVASETAGHAIEERSSALVQKVIDRFNETNPELFARWDDPRFLAALTVAQRGYAETGDETLADLYAELLTTLASQKVRTRREILVRQAIDVAGRLTTEHVNALAVKLYIYYFKYTEPWDTDQFIAAYDTLLSPYYGRIPTSPLDYQYMSSAGVGYIDQLQAFANTPYQQIWKSYPNSMYPAFTFAEMRETLLSDDYEYLDEVQELLGMIGTNPDNFVQTGTGTMVKSEGIEELRFRVAPDAIGTVLSTDKNVVNGLTEPQKLLRSMIEERALSVQQFAVRVRELKPDLADFFDSFNKQGGFGGFQLHPVGFILAQNEIADQAPQLAALIDSAIDDG; translated from the coding sequence ATGCTGGCACAGAGGCTTCTATGGGGCGGCGGCACTATCACGTCGGCCGTCATGACCTACCTGGCGTTCGCACAGGTCGAGAACCAACTTGCGCGATGGTCGTTCGGACTCGTATTTGGCCTGCTGCTCATCGCGTCGTTGGTCATGTTCCCCTGGGGCCAGAATGCTGACGGCTCGGGGCGAAGTATCGCGACGACGATCCGCGGCCAACGGAACGCGTCGCTGGTTTCCGGGGATGGCTCGACAAATACCGGAAACGTCACGAACTCTGGCGATGGTGCCGTCACCACGATCAATCTCCATGGGCTGCAGGTCACGGTCACGGAACTTAGACAATTGACGCTCGATGCCAGCCGCTCGGTTGTGTTGCCTGAGGCGAGAACCGTCGCGAAGGAGGTCGCGAGCGAGACTGCCGGGCACGCCATCGAGGAGCGCTCAAGCGCACTTGTTCAGAAAGTCATCGATCGATTTAACGAAACCAATCCTGAACTATTCGCGCGGTGGGATGACCCCAGATTTCTGGCCGCCTTGACGGTCGCCCAGCGAGGCTACGCGGAGACCGGCGATGAAACATTGGCGGATCTCTACGCCGAATTGCTGACCACACTTGCATCTCAGAAGGTGCGTACTAGACGCGAGATTCTTGTACGTCAAGCTATTGATGTCGCCGGTCGGTTAACTACAGAACATGTCAACGCCCTCGCCGTCAAACTCTATATATATTATTTCAAATATACTGAACCGTGGGACACGGACCAATTTATTGCAGCTTATGACACGTTATTAAGCCCCTACTATGGCCGAATTCCGACCAGTCCGCTTGACTATCAGTACATGAGTTCAGCTGGGGTCGGTTACATCGATCAATTGCAAGCATTTGCGAATACCCCCTATCAGCAGATCTGGAAATCCTATCCTAACTCGATGTACCCGGCGTTTACCTTTGCGGAGATGCGAGAAACTCTGCTGAGCGACGACTATGAATACCTCGACGAAGTTCAAGAACTGCTCGGTATGATCGGAACTAATCCAGATAACTTTGTTCAGACCGGCACAGGCACCATGGTCAAATCCGAAGGGATCGAAGAGCTACGATTCCGCGTCGCACCGGATGCGATAGGTACCGTTCTGAGCACCGATAAGAACGTAGTGAACGGGCTGACGGAGCCGCAGAAACTACTGCGTTCCATGATCGAAGAGCGCGCTTTGAGCGTCCAACAGTTTGCTGTCCGAGTCCGCGAGCTGAAGCCTGATTTAGCGGATTTCTTTGACTCTTTCAATAAGCAAGGAGGCTTCGGCGGCTTCCAATTGCATCCGGTGGGATTCATCCTCGCTCAAAATGAGATAGCCGATCAAGCACCCCAACTAGCAGCGCTGATCGATTCAGCTATCGATGACGGCTAA
- a CDS encoding DUF3618 domain-containing protein: MADRDPEVIKAEIDQARDRLAVTVDSLAERANPQRIADDVRSAVLRFVKRPPVVAALAGVSVVTVVLVIRRIRNG, from the coding sequence GTGGCGGACCGGGATCCCGAGGTCATCAAGGCTGAGATCGATCAGGCTCGTGACCGGTTGGCGGTGACGGTGGACTCGCTGGCCGAACGGGCCAATCCGCAGCGCATCGCCGACGACGTCAGGTCCGCGGTATTGCGCTTCGTGAAGAGACCGCCGGTGGTCGCGGCGCTGGCTGGCGTCAGTGTGGTGACAGTGGTGCTGGTGATCCGCCGAATCCGTAACGGATAG
- a CDS encoding L,D-transpeptidase has protein sequence MRQAGSAHRPRSRRRLAALAMVPALLIGLSACGSEPAAPPPVKVIADKGTPYGDLLVPQLTASVKDGAVDVRLDRPVTVSATSGVLGSVMMVNEAGKQVEGKLSSDGVTWATTEPLGYNKSYTLTAQSLGLGGVSAEKITFETQSPENLTMPYLLPGDGETVGVGQPIAVRFDENVPNRLAAERAIKVTTKPPVEGAFYWLNNREVRWRPQNYWKPGTTVDVAVNTYGVDLGDGLFGQQNLTSHFTIGDEVIATADDDTKTLTVRRNGVVEKTIPISMGKNSTPTNNGVYIIGDRLSHMIMDSSTYGVPSNSPNGYRTEVDWATQMSYSGIYVHSAPWSVGAQGYSNTSHGCLNASPSNARWFYDNTKRGDIVEVRNTVGSTLPGTEGLGDWNIPWSQWKAGNANA, from the coding sequence ATGAGACAGGCCGGTTCGGCACACCGCCCACGGTCGCGACGTCGGCTTGCTGCGCTCGCGATGGTCCCGGCCTTGCTGATCGGGCTCAGCGCTTGCGGCAGCGAACCGGCGGCACCCCCGCCGGTCAAGGTCATCGCCGATAAGGGGACGCCCTACGGCGACCTGCTGGTTCCCCAGCTGACGGCGTCGGTCAAGGACGGCGCGGTGGATGTGCGTCTGGACCGGCCCGTGACGGTCAGCGCCACCAGTGGGGTGCTCGGCTCGGTGATGATGGTCAACGAGGCCGGCAAACAGGTGGAGGGCAAGCTCAGCTCCGATGGCGTGACGTGGGCGACCACCGAGCCGCTGGGCTACAACAAGAGCTACACGCTTACCGCCCAGTCGCTGGGCCTCGGCGGGGTGTCGGCCGAGAAGATCACCTTCGAGACGCAGTCACCCGAGAACCTGACCATGCCGTACCTACTGCCCGGTGACGGCGAGACCGTCGGCGTCGGGCAGCCCATCGCGGTGCGCTTCGACGAGAACGTTCCCAACCGGCTCGCCGCCGAGCGCGCCATCAAGGTGACTACCAAGCCGCCCGTCGAGGGCGCCTTCTACTGGCTGAACAATCGTGAGGTGCGCTGGCGCCCGCAGAACTACTGGAAGCCCGGCACCACCGTCGACGTCGCGGTCAACACCTACGGGGTCGATCTCGGCGACGGTCTGTTCGGCCAGCAGAATCTGACGTCGCACTTCACCATCGGCGACGAGGTGATCGCGACCGCCGATGACGACACCAAGACGCTGACCGTCCGGCGCAACGGTGTGGTCGAGAAGACGATTCCGATCTCGATGGGAAAGAACAGCACGCCCACCAACAACGGCGTCTACATCATCGGCGACCGGTTGTCGCACATGATCATGGATTCGTCGACGTACGGCGTTCCGTCCAATTCGCCCAACGGATATCGCACCGAGGTGGACTGGGCCACCCAGATGTCCTACAGCGGCATCTACGTCCACTCCGCGCCGTGGTCGGTAGGGGCGCAGGGCTACTCCAACACCAGCCACGGTTGCCTGAACGCCAGCCCGAGCAACGCGCGGTGGTTCTACGACAACACCAAGCGCGGCGACATCGTCGAGGTTCGAAATACCGTGGGTTCGACACTTCCGGGAACGGAAGGCCTCGGCGACTGGAACATTCCGTGGTCGCAGTGGAAAGCGGGCAATGCGAATGCCTAG